The DNA region CGGCATATCCACCGTGTAGTACACGCACGGGACATTATCACGTTGGAATATATGGATCTCCGGGTTTAGATTGCTGGCATCACCCCAACTGCCGACCACAAAATATTTGCCGTCATCCGTAATATCAACATCACCAGCGATCTCCTGGTATGTGCCGTTTGAGACGACATAATCATGCGTCCAAAGCGGCGTCGAAGAGCTTTTATCATGGACCGCGACCTTGATCGTATTGAAGGACGTATTGTACCAGCAAGAGACGATCGTATTGCCGTCATTGGATATAGCAATACGGTTCACATACATACCGCCCGGATTCCAGGTCCAAAGCGATTGATAAGAAGAACCATTCCATTCACTGACTTGAAGCGTGGGCCAGCCATAGGCGATAAGGCTGCCATCACCGGAGATGTCAAGCGCGCTGTTGGAAAACCCCATGGAGATCTGGCTGCGTACGCTTAACAGATCACGGTCGAAAACGACAAGAGTCGCCAAGGCGATAAATGCAGCGAAACGACCGTCGGCATTTATCTTGATATAACGCGCAAATCCCAAACCCGTTGCCGGATAATCGATCAAGGGTGTGGATGAGTCGGCGTCGAAAAGCAGCAGGTGCGCATCGCTTCCTGATGGTCCGGCCAGGACAGCGATCGTGGATCCATCATCAGAAACCGCGATTGTTCGATCCGAGCCAGTGGTGAACCCGGCAATACTTGTCGACCAATCAGGAACACCGGTTCCCGGTCCAGTCCATTTATGGATATCGACACCGGCAATGGTCTTATCGACGGCAGCTAACGTAAAATTCGTATCACCAGCGTCAGTGTAAAATTCTGTCCCTGCATAGCCCCATTCAGGGTTACCGCCACCCGACAAGGCGAATAGTTGGGCTTCTTTCGGCGGGTTCAAGTAAGTGCCGGCAAAGACATGACCGTTTGCCGTATTGGACGTTGTTTGATATATGGCATCGGTCAGGTAGTGCGACCAGACGATGGAAGGACTGAGCAGGTTATATCCGCCGCCCAGACAGGGGAGCCCTGGTTTCTTAACGGTCGTCAAACCGTCTTGATCGTGTTCGAAAAAAGTCGCTTCCTGCTGAATCTCTGCTTTTGAAATACACCATGGTATCACATTGATAGTCAAGATCAAAAGAAAAATAATGGCATTACCTTTGAATGTGAATGGTTTCATATTTTCCTCCTCCTTTTATTTTTATTATAACATAAAACTGATGTTATAGTATAAGAACAAGAAACGAATTGTCAAGGTTCCATGCAACGTGCCTCCCGTTGTAATAATTTAGTGACTGGCGTGTGAGTGGTCACAGTAAACCTGTATATTATAGAAAGAAAATACCTGTTCAACAGGCACCTGATCCCCTATAGATTTTCTTGCGATCATCGCCCCGGCTCATGATATGGTATAGACAGTTTTCACTTTGTAATCGATAGGGGCGTGCCATATTCACACTATATTCTTTTTCCAGACTTTGTCAACTAATTTCTAATTTCGAGGGCTGACCCCATATCCTGACCCAAAAATGTTCAGGCTCGCGCTATACTTTTA from bacterium includes:
- a CDS encoding T9SS type A sorting domain-containing protein yields the protein MKPFTFKGNAIIFLLILTINVIPWCISKAEIQQEATFFEHDQDGLTTVKKPGLPCLGGGYNLLSPSIVWSHYLTDAIYQTTSNTANGHVFAGTYLNPPKEAQLFALSGGGNPEWGYAGTEFYTDAGDTNFTLAAVDKTIAGVDIHKWTGPGTGVPDWSTSIAGFTTGSDRTIAVSDDGSTIAVLAGPSGSDAHLLLFDADSSTPLIDYPATGLGFARYIKINADGRFAAFIALATLVVFDRDLLSVRSQISMGFSNSALDISGDGSLIAYGWPTLQVSEWNGSSYQSLWTWNPGGMYVNRIAISNDGNTIVSCWYNTSFNTIKVAVHDKSSSTPLWTHDYVVSNGTYQEIAGDVDITDDGKYFVVGSWGDASNLNPEIHIFQRDNVPCVYYTVDMPGSMFSVDIGNDGLYATACGKHIHGNAMGRGGDIVMINNDLVAVSENKPVNKCKETHYISIKPNPSKGTVQITYAVVGNPQMAKLLIYNVSGQIVKSFDVSSRSTDYGLRSAVIWSGTDQNGRSVPAGVYFVKLTADYGSGTSRLVLAR